A part of Solicola gregarius genomic DNA contains:
- a CDS encoding P1 family peptidase yields the protein MTTPAPDPRLVPTPTFGVSKGNADYDLTPSPSPGRGAVEFDFPGVEVGTAEYTEGPTGATVVHVPAGARTSIDDRGGAIGIVGRYEYNHAICLAGGSVYGLGAAAGVSAELLGREQNQVDWQHLRTVSGAIIYDFSARDNAISPDAALGRAALEWARPGEFPVGRCGAGIAASAGKVDYGRAEFTGQGAAFRQVGRAKVLVATVTNPVGVIVDRDGRVVRGNYDPDTGQRSHPVADFAAAFDAEESPRIQRGNTTLTVVVTNVAMADRELSQFGKQVHSSMHRAIQPFHSSLDGDTLFALTTDEVDVASATGEAELSCVGLGAIASEVAWDAVLSSVA from the coding sequence ATGACAACCCCGGCGCCCGATCCACGGTTGGTGCCGACGCCGACGTTCGGTGTCTCGAAGGGCAACGCAGACTACGATCTGACGCCTTCGCCGAGCCCGGGTCGCGGCGCGGTCGAGTTCGACTTCCCCGGCGTCGAGGTGGGCACGGCCGAGTACACCGAAGGGCCGACCGGCGCAACGGTCGTGCACGTGCCCGCGGGCGCGCGTACGTCGATCGACGACCGAGGCGGCGCGATCGGCATCGTCGGACGATACGAGTACAACCACGCGATCTGCCTCGCCGGCGGATCGGTCTACGGGTTGGGCGCGGCAGCGGGCGTCTCGGCCGAGTTGCTCGGACGCGAGCAGAACCAGGTCGACTGGCAGCACCTACGGACGGTCTCCGGCGCGATCATCTACGACTTCTCCGCACGTGACAACGCGATCTCGCCCGACGCCGCGCTCGGGCGGGCGGCGCTGGAGTGGGCGAGGCCGGGCGAGTTCCCTGTCGGGCGCTGCGGGGCGGGCATCGCCGCGTCTGCCGGCAAGGTCGACTACGGGCGGGCGGAGTTCACCGGGCAGGGCGCCGCGTTCCGACAGGTCGGCCGCGCCAAGGTCCTCGTCGCCACTGTGACGAACCCGGTCGGCGTGATCGTCGACCGTGACGGCCGCGTGGTGCGCGGCAACTACGATCCGGACACCGGGCAGCGCTCACACCCCGTGGCCGACTTCGCCGCGGCGTTCGACGCAGAGGAGTCGCCGCGCATACAGCGCGGCAACACCACGTTGACCGTCGTCGTCACCAACGTAGCGATGGCCGACCGTGAGCTGTCGCAGTTCGGCAAGCAGGTGCATTCCTCGATGCACCGTGCGATCCAGCCGTTCCACTCCAGTCTCGACGGCGACACCCTCTTCGCCCTGACGACCGACGAGGTCGACGTCGCGAGTGCGACCGGCGAGGCCGAGCTGAGCTGCGTCGGTCTCGGCGCCATCGCGTCCGAGGTCGCCTGGGATGCCGTTCTGAGCAGCGTCGCATGA
- a CDS encoding ATP-binding cassette domain-containing protein, producing MSGDAKARGADAVLELDSVTKTFTSGWGRGRTVLTAMNELSFSIGIGETLGLVGESGSGKSTTGLVALGLVKPSSGSVRFDGEEYAKARNRAGKIQAVLQNPHWSLNPRMYAGDSIAEPLATVQRNGLHDHRDAVIEMLDQVGLDDTFADRYPHELSGGQRQRVAIARALITHPRFIVFDEAVSALDVSVQAQILNLISDLQTEHQFGALFISHDLAAVRYIAHRVAVMRAGSIVELADTRRFYETPEHEYSRQLLEAL from the coding sequence ATGAGCGGCGACGCGAAGGCACGGGGTGCGGACGCAGTGCTCGAGCTCGACTCGGTCACCAAGACGTTCACCAGCGGATGGGGCCGCGGTCGTACGGTGCTGACGGCGATGAACGAGCTCAGCTTCTCCATCGGCATCGGCGAGACGCTAGGCCTGGTTGGAGAGTCGGGATCGGGAAAGTCGACGACCGGCCTCGTCGCGCTCGGGCTCGTGAAGCCGTCGTCCGGCTCCGTACGCTTCGACGGTGAGGAGTACGCCAAGGCCCGTAACCGGGCGGGCAAGATCCAGGCGGTACTCCAGAATCCGCACTGGTCGCTCAACCCGCGGATGTACGCCGGTGACTCGATCGCGGAGCCGCTGGCAACCGTCCAGCGCAACGGACTGCACGACCATCGCGACGCCGTGATCGAGATGCTCGACCAGGTCGGCCTGGACGATACGTTCGCCGACCGCTATCCGCACGAGCTGTCCGGTGGGCAGCGGCAGCGGGTGGCGATCGCCCGGGCGCTCATCACGCACCCGCGGTTCATCGTCTTCGACGAGGCCGTGAGCGCGCTCGACGTCTCGGTACAGGCGCAGATCCTCAACCTGATAAGCGATCTACAGACAGAGCACCAGTTCGGTGCGCTGTTCATCTCGCACGACCTGGCCGCGGTGCGATACATCGCGCACCGGGTCGCGGTCATGCGAGCGGGGTCGATCGTCGAGCTCGCCGACACCCGGCGGTTCTACGAGACACCTGAGCACGAATACTCCCGACAACTCCTGGAGGCACTATGA
- a CDS encoding ABC transporter ATP-binding protein, producing MSERDNRDSPVLAIEDVTVDYRTPDREVRALDGASLSVAAGDTVGVVGESGSGKSTLGLLVGRLLPPRGQRTSGRVVVDGEQVLDLPDRDIARVRREKLGFIPQDPVGSLNPTLRVGRQLRLALPGRSASKQELVDQLERVQIDDPQRVLRLYPHEVSGGMAQRIAIAMAMARQPRILVADEPTAALDSQVREEVLRLVFGLANEAGTTVLWLSHDLNAVSRWCRRIAVMYGGRVVEDGLVGDVLERPEHRYTAALAASDPARVAAGERLAPIGGSPATRTPASVGCAFAPRCAYATAACGDVTPPTVEIGGRTVLCHHPASSDGERDLVGAGEVQS from the coding sequence CGCACGCCCGATCGCGAGGTACGCGCGCTCGACGGCGCGAGCCTGTCGGTCGCGGCGGGCGACACGGTAGGAGTCGTGGGCGAGAGCGGGTCCGGTAAGTCCACACTGGGTCTGCTGGTCGGCCGGCTGCTGCCGCCACGCGGCCAACGCACCTCCGGGCGCGTGGTCGTCGACGGCGAGCAGGTGCTCGACCTGCCCGATCGCGACATCGCGCGGGTACGCCGCGAGAAGCTCGGGTTCATCCCGCAGGACCCCGTCGGCTCGCTCAACCCGACGCTGCGCGTGGGTCGACAGCTTCGGCTGGCGTTGCCCGGCCGGTCGGCGTCGAAGCAGGAGCTCGTCGACCAGCTCGAGCGGGTGCAGATCGACGATCCTCAGCGCGTACTCCGCCTCTACCCGCACGAGGTTTCGGGCGGGATGGCACAGCGCATTGCGATTGCGATGGCGATGGCGCGTCAGCCCCGCATCCTCGTCGCCGACGAGCCGACGGCGGCGCTCGACAGCCAGGTACGCGAGGAGGTGCTGCGGCTCGTGTTCGGCCTCGCCAACGAGGCGGGTACGACGGTGCTGTGGCTCAGCCACGACCTGAACGCGGTGTCGCGGTGGTGTCGGCGGATCGCGGTGATGTACGGCGGGCGGGTCGTCGAGGACGGCCTCGTCGGTGACGTGCTCGAGCGGCCCGAACACCGTTACACCGCAGCGCTCGCAGCTTCGGACCCCGCCCGAGTGGCGGCGGGTGAGCGCCTCGCTCCCATCGGCGGTAGCCCGGCGACGCGCACACCCGCGTCGGTCGGGTGCGCGTTCGCGCCGCGGTGCGCGTACGCGACGGCGGCATGCGGTGATGTGACGCCGCCGACCGTCGAGATCGGTGGCCGGACGGTCCTGTGTCATCATCCGGCCTCGAGCGACGGTGAGCGGGATCTCGTCGGCGCGGGGGAGGTGCAGTCATGA